A single genomic interval of Ovis aries strain OAR_USU_Benz2616 breed Rambouillet chromosome 9, ARS-UI_Ramb_v3.0, whole genome shotgun sequence harbors:
- the LOC101111106 gene encoding histone H3.3C — MARTKQTARKSTGGKAPRKQLVTKAARKSAPSTGGMKKPHRYRPGTVALREIRRHQKSTELLIRKLPFQRLVREIAQDFKTDLRFQSAAIGALQEASEAYLVGLFEDTNLCAIHAKRVTVMPRDIQLARRIRGERA; from the coding sequence ATGGCTCGAACCAAGCAGACTGCTCGGAAGTCAACGGGTGGGAAAGCGCCCCGCAAGCAGCTGGTCACAAAAGCAGCCAGGAAAAGCGCCCCCTCTACCGGCGGGATGAAGAAACCTCATCGCTACAGGCCCGGGACTGTTGCGCTTCGAGAAATCCGTCGTCACCAGAAATCCACCGAGCTTCTGATCCGGAAACTGCCTTTCCAGAGGCTGGTGAGGGAGATCGCCCAGGATTTCAAAACTGACTTGCGGTTCCAGAGTGCCGCCATCGGTGCGCTGCAGGAGGCTAGCGAAGCGTACCTGGTGGGCTTGTTTGAAGATACTAATCTGTGTGCCATCCACGCTAAGAGAGTAACCGTCATGCCCAGAGACATCCAGTTGGCTCGCCGGATACGGGGAGAGAGAGCTTAA